CGCTCTTCCTGTCTGAAAGATGAAATAACATCATGTTCTTCCGAGGAGGTGTGTAAGACAATTAAAGGAATGTCTTTTTCTTGCTTATGAAACAGTTCCCTGATTTTATCAATAGTTTCCAGACCTGAAAGAATAGGCATATGGTAATCCATCAATATAACATCGAAACGTTCGCCTTTCATAAGGAGCTGAAGAGCTTCCATACCATTTCCAGCTAAAACTGATTCTACTTGTTTGTAGTCCAGCATATGCTTCAGGATAGTCCGGTTGTTGGCATTATCATCAACTATAAGTACTCTATTAATAGGCAGCTCTTCGTCTATTTCTCCCTGTTCTTCATAAAGAACTTCCAGATCAAAATAGAAAATAGAACCTTTACCCGGCTCACTTTTCAGCTGAAGCTTACTCTTCATGTAGTTTAGTAAATTATTAGAAATAGTTAACCCCAGACCGGTACCACCATATCGTTTACTTACAGAGCTGTCTTCTTGTGTAAAGGCTTCAAATATCCGTTGTTGTTTGTCTTTAGGTATACCAATCCCTGTGTCTCGTACAGAAAATCGCAAGGTGATTTTGTCGTTATAAGAACTTAGTTTTTCGATTTTAAGTTCGATTTCACCATGTTCTGTAAATTTAACTGCATTACCCAATAGATTAATCAACACTTGTTTAATGCGTGACTCATCAACCCAAATTGAAGAAGGTAGGCCCTGTTCTATGTTTAATAACAGTTCTACATCTTTTCGCTGCGCCTGATACAGAACGATGTTGATTACCTGGTTTGCAATGTCATATATATTGAATTTATCTATAAATAACTCGAGTTTTCCAGCTTCTATCTTCGAAAAATCAAGAATGTCGTTGATAATACTTAACAGGCTGTTCCCCGATTCGTTGATGTAATTCAGATATTGTTTTTGAGTTTCATTAAGCGGGGTTTTTAGCAATAGATCTGAAAAACCTATAACACCATTCAAAGGTGTTCTGATTTCATGGCTCATATTAGCCAGAAATTCTGACTTTGCTTTACTCGCTAAATCTGCAAATGTCTTCGCTTTTTTTAGCTCTTCATTTACTTTAACCGATTCACTAATATTTTGAGTGAAAATAATAATTCCTCCAATACCGCCGTCGCGCAGATGCCATGGTCTAACTTCCCAGTTAAAATGTTGAGGCTCACTAATTCCACCAACACTAATAATTTCATTAGTGTTTTTGTAAGGTTTTCCTTCCAGGGCTTCTTTGTATATTTTTTTTCTTTCTTGAGGGATATGCGGAAAAAGTTCAAAAAAATTCCTGTTTAACAGGTCGGCTTTACCCTGATGGAAATCTTCTATCCATTGATTGCTCACAAACACGTAATTAAAATCCCTATCGAACATAGCAACGGAAGCAGGGACATAATTGACAAAGGCTTGTAGCATAGCCTCTTTGCGTTCGAGCTCTAAATAAAGCGTTTTGCTTTGATTGATATCCTGAATGATGCCAAATACCCGTTTGCATTTCCCCTCTTCAAATTCAGGCACTCCCTTTACACGAACCCAAATTGATTCTCCGTCTTGCTTGCGAAGTCGCAATTCAATATCATACGAAGTCCCTTTTACTACTGCCTGTTCGAAAATTTCTCTAACTTTTTTTTTGCTTTCCGGCTCGAAGAAGCCAATAGCAGAATCAAGGTCGGGAACAAAATCTTTTTTCACACCATGGATAATCTTGGTAGGGTCGGACCAATAAACTTTGTTTTTTTCTAAATCGACTTCCCAGCCGCCAACCTGTGCAACTGCATTGGTTTGTTCCAGGATTTGTTTAGTATGTAGTAAATCATGCTCTAACTGTATCCGGTCGGTCATATTTAATGCCGTACTAACTACATAAGGTTTTCCCTCCAGATCGGTTTCCAGCATATTATGGTATAGCCAGTAAATTGGTGTTCCGTCTTTTGTTTGCAGAACCATCATATCTGAGTCTTCCTTGTTACGCGCTATACGCTCTAAATAAGATTCAAGCAAAGGTATGTGATGAGGTGGAACCAGTTGTCGCAGGTTTAATTTTTTAACCTCTTCAGCTGTATAGTGGAGTATATCTCGGCCCTTTTCATTGACGGCGATAATATTTCCATCCATATCATGCATGCTCATAAGGCCAATAGCATTCTCGAAAAAATTACGGAAACGACGTTCAGAGTTTTCCAGTTTTAATTTCTCTTCCAGTTCTTTAGTCGTATTTCTGCCAAATGCGAAAATTTCGCCATTAGCACTATCGTATTTAAAGTGCCAGTCGATAGTTGTTTTTTTGCCGTTTTCTTTTTGTGTGGTAGTAACCAGCTGTATTCCCTGAGTGGTGCCAATTAGTTTTTTAAGTAAACCTTCCGGTGTATGATCTTTGTCCTGCAAAATGTCTAACAAAGATTTTCCCAATGCCGCTGATCTGGAAATGCCCAATCCTTCGGAAAAGGCCGGATTTATTTCTTTTAATAAAAACTGACTGTCTAATACGCAGATCATATTTTTAGATAAGCGTACGATTTCCGAAAAGTATTCGGCTTCCACTTTTTGCTTTTTTCCCAATAAGACTTTAGTAATAGCCTTACCTAATTGGCTTAATGAAGAAATCTGTTTGGCAGAGAGTTTTTTAGGATGAAAATCTATAATACATAAGGTTCCTAAAACATAGCCGTCAGCAAGTAAAGGTATACCTGCGTAAAAGCGAATATTTCCTTCGCGAATCAATGGATTTGTTGAAGATCTAGGATCTTCAAATGTATCTTCTATTACAACTATATCTCTATTGAAAACTACATATTGGCAGAGCGTGTTTTCTCTTTCTACCGTTTCTAATTCTAAGCCAATGCAGCTTTGTATGCGCTGTACGTCTTCTTCCATCATCGCTATCAAAGAGGAGGGGCAATCTGCTATAAGGCAGGCAGCTTCTGCTAAAACATCCAATTCTGGATCTTTCCCCATTTTTGATAAGCCGTAATACTCTAATTTTTGAAGACGCTCTATTTCATTTTCCGGTATCAGCTTATTTTTCATGTACAGTTTTCTGTAGATCATTTTCTTTACGAATAAAGTTAACAAAAAGTTACTCAAAAGGAACTGAGAGGTAGAAAATGAAGGGTGAAGTGATATGTATTAGCTTAATTACAAGCCATTCTGAAAAATTATAATTAATTAAAAAAGAGGGGACCTGATTTTTTAGACTACCACTTCTATAAGTAGTGTGTTCAAGTGTTAATCAGGATTGCGATTTATCGCAATCCTGATTAACACTAACATATTAACCCAGGAAATCTTTTTCTAAATCTAAAGGGGCGATATACTCGCCGTTTTTGTAAACACGCATATTGCCGCCAGAAATCTCATCAATCAGGATAATCTCATTCGTAACCGCATCGCGACCAAATTCTAATTTGATATCATAAAGTTCCAGCCCTTTTTTTGCCAGTTCAGCCTTAACTATATCACATATTTTCTTAGTCAAAGTTTTTAAAGTCTGGTATTCTTCATTAGAAAGTATCCCTAACATCGCTAAAGCATCTTCCGAAATGGTAGGATCGCCTCTTTCGTCATCTTTAATGGTTACTTCAACAAAAGTATCTAGTGGCTGACCTTGTTCGCAATAAGCACCGTATCTTCTAAAAAAGCTTCCTACGGCTTTATATCTGCAAATTACTTCCAAACCTTTACCAAAAACCTTAGCCTGTTTTACTGTCATGCTCACTTCGTCCAAATCAGCAGAAACGTAATGAGTAGGAATATTCAGGCTATTTAATATTTCGAAAAAGTGTTTTGTCATTTTTAATCCAGACTTACCGGCACCTTCAATAGTAAGTCCTACTGTGTTTGCTCCCGGGTCGAAAACCCCATCTTCTCCAGTTACATCATCTTTAAATTTTAGTAAAACCTGATTGTTGTCCACGCTATAAACATCTTTAGTTTTACCTGTATAGATTAATTGCATATTGATAAAATAGTTGTTGAGGGATCAAAATTAAAATAATTGTACGGAAGCAAGAATTCTCTGGCGAAAAAATGCGTTCACAGGTCTAAGGCTTAAAAATCGACTTCGGAATTTTATTTATATTTGAAATAGATCAAAAAAATAAAGCAAATATGGAAATAGTAAAATCTCTTATTGGCGCAGAGCCTTATAAGGTGGAAATTACATCAAATTCGGGCAATATGCTAATAGCGGATGAGCCAGAATCTAAGGGTG
This genomic interval from Pseudopedobacter saltans DSM 12145 contains the following:
- a CDS encoding PAS domain S-box protein, which translates into the protein MKNKLIPENEIERLQKLEYYGLSKMGKDPELDVLAEAACLIADCPSSLIAMMEEDVQRIQSCIGLELETVERENTLCQYVVFNRDIVVIEDTFEDPRSSTNPLIREGNIRFYAGIPLLADGYVLGTLCIIDFHPKKLSAKQISSLSQLGKAITKVLLGKKQKVEAEYFSEIVRLSKNMICVLDSQFLLKEINPAFSEGLGISRSAALGKSLLDILQDKDHTPEGLLKKLIGTTQGIQLVTTTQKENGKKTTIDWHFKYDSANGEIFAFGRNTTKELEEKLKLENSERRFRNFFENAIGLMSMHDMDGNIIAVNEKGRDILHYTAEEVKKLNLRQLVPPHHIPLLESYLERIARNKEDSDMMVLQTKDGTPIYWLYHNMLETDLEGKPYVVSTALNMTDRIQLEHDLLHTKQILEQTNAVAQVGGWEVDLEKNKVYWSDPTKIIHGVKKDFVPDLDSAIGFFEPESKKKVREIFEQAVVKGTSYDIELRLRKQDGESIWVRVKGVPEFEEGKCKRVFGIIQDINQSKTLYLELERKEAMLQAFVNYVPASVAMFDRDFNYVFVSNQWIEDFHQGKADLLNRNFFELFPHIPQERKKIYKEALEGKPYKNTNEIISVGGISEPQHFNWEVRPWHLRDGGIGGIIIFTQNISESVKVNEELKKAKTFADLASKAKSEFLANMSHEIRTPLNGVIGFSDLLLKTPLNETQKQYLNYINESGNSLLSIINDILDFSKIEAGKLELFIDKFNIYDIANQVINIVLYQAQRKDVELLLNIEQGLPSSIWVDESRIKQVLINLLGNAVKFTEHGEIELKIEKLSSYNDKITLRFSVRDTGIGIPKDKQQRIFEAFTQEDSSVSKRYGGTGLGLTISNNLLNYMKSKLQLKSEPGKGSIFYFDLEVLYEEQGEIDEELPINRVLIVDDNANNRTILKHMLDYKQVESVLAGNGMEALQLLMKGERFDVILMDYHMPILSGLETIDKIRELFHKQEKDIPLIVLHTSSEEHDVISSFRQEERSYCLLKPIKSEELYKALRRVIQKSKADIEDSSKSDQSFASAIYEQHIQILLADDNPVNMALNLRIMESLMPNAQLTEVSNGTAAIQACTRESFDIILMDVQMPGVDGIEATKQIRKLAGYQNTPIIGITAGNVLIEKEKCIEAGMSEFLAKPIRQQDVYKVLKRFVEVEKNESYKDRLDMDALKEQVGDDPEFMTFFLGLVIKELNAAAVNLTEVKGSEDISRLKEILHKLRGTASTTGLTRLAKLAFTMEDGLITDPAMPENLIEIEQEIEIGLQLAAKLLNKQ
- a CDS encoding phosphoribosylaminoimidazolesuccinocarboxamide synthase encodes the protein MQLIYTGKTKDVYSVDNNQVLLKFKDDVTGEDGVFDPGANTVGLTIEGAGKSGLKMTKHFFEILNSLNIPTHYVSADLDEVSMTVKQAKVFGKGLEVICRYKAVGSFFRRYGAYCEQGQPLDTFVEVTIKDDERGDPTISEDALAMLGILSNEEYQTLKTLTKKICDIVKAELAKKGLELYDIKLEFGRDAVTNEIILIDEISGGNMRVYKNGEYIAPLDLEKDFLG